TGCCAAGGCGATCATCTGCGCCTCCACGGGAAACACCTCGGCGGCGGCCGCGGCCTACGCGGCACGCGCCGGCATTACCGCCTTCGTGCTGATTCCGGAAGGCAAGATCGCCGCCGGCAAGCTGGCGCAGGCGGTCATGCATGGTTCGGTGGTGGTGCAGATCCAGGGTAACTTCGACGACGGCATGCGCCTGGTCAAGGAAGTCGCCGAAACCGCACCGGTGACCATCGTCAACTCGATCAATCCATTCCGCCTGCAAGGGCAGAAGACCGCGGCCTTCGAAGTGGTGCGCGATCTGGGTCGCGCGCCGGACGTGCACTGCATTCCGGTCGGCAACGCCGGCAACATCAGCGCTTACTGGATGGGTTATTCCGAGGCCATGGGTGAGACCACGGCGGCCAATGTGTTGCCGCCGGAACTCAAGAATTACAGGGTCGGAGGCTTGTCCTCGAATCGACCGCGCATGGCCGGTTACCAGGCGGCCGGCTCGGCGCCATTCATGCGCGGTGGCCCGGTGCGCAAGCCGGAAACCGTGGCCACGGCCATTCGTATCGGTGATCCGCAGAACTGGGATCTGGCCTGGGCCGTGCGCAGCGAGTCCGATGGCTGGTTCGACGAAATCGGCGACGAGGAAATCCTTGCCACGCAGTCGCTGCTCGCCAAGCGCGAAGGCGTGTTCTGCGAGCCGGCTTCGGCCATTTCTCTGGCCGGCGCCCTGCGTGACATCGCCAGCGGCAAGATCAAGGCCGGCAGCACGGTGGTGTGCACGCTCACCGGCCATGGTCTCAAGGACCCCGATATCGCCATGCGTGATGGTCTGTCCAGCGTGATCAAGGTGCCGGCGGAGCTGTCTGCGGTGAACAAGGCGCTGATCGAGCGCCTGTGAGCCTGGCCCGTGTCCGCCGGCGCGAACTCGGTCCACTCGAAGGACTGCCGGCAGAACTGAATCCGGTGCTGCGACGCGTGTACTCGGCGCGCGGCATCATCGACGCTGGCAGCCTGTCGCTGAAGCTTCAGGACCTGTTGCCGCCCACCGGCCTGCAGGGTCTGGAACGGGCGGCCGAACTGCTCGCCGAGGCCGTGCTGCGCGGCCGACGCATCGTGATCTGCGGCGACTATGACGCCGACGGCGCGACCAGCAGCGCCCTGGCCATCAGTGCCTTGCGTGCCTTCAGCCATAGCAATGTCGACTACGTGGTGCCGGACCGTTTCCTGATGGGCTACGGCCTGTCTCCGGCGCTGGTGGAAGTCGCGCGCGAACGTGGTGCCGAACTGCTGCTGACGGTCGACAACGGCATTTCCAGTCTCGCCGGCGTGGCGGCGGCGCGCGCGGCCGGGCTGCAGGTGGTGGTCACCGACCATCATCTGGCCGGCGAGGCGCTGCCCGAAGCCGATGCCATCGTCAATCCGAACCAGCCCGGAGACAGCTTCGCCAGCAAGCACCTGGCCGGCGTCGGTGTGATTTTCTATGTCATGGCGGCGCTGCGGCAGCGTCTGCGCAGCCTGGACTGGTTCGCCGAGCGGCCCGAACCGGCGATGGCCGATTATCTGGACCTGGTCGCGCTCGGAACCGTGGCGGACGTGGTGCGCCTGGACCGCAACAACCGCGTGCTGGTGGCCGGCGGTCTGGCGCGGATTCGCGCCGGCCGTGCACGGCCCGGCATTACCGCTTTGCTCGAAGTCGCCGGGCGCGATCCGGCGGGCACGCGGTCCACCGATCTGGGTTTCGTTGTTGGCCCGCGGCTCAATGCCGCGGGTCGTCTGGAAGACATGAGGCAGGGCATCGCCCTGCTGCTGGAGACCGATGCGGCGCGAGCGCGCGCGCGCGCAGCGCGGCTCGACGCGCTCAACCGCGAGCGCCGCTCGATCGAGCGGCAGATGGTCGAGGACGCCGAGCTGATGCTGGCCGAGACCGACAGCGAGGCGGTCGGTGTCTGTGTGTTCGATGCCGGCTGGCATGAAGGCGTGGTCGGTCTGGTGGCCTCGCGCGTCAAGGAACGTCTGCACCGGCCGGTGATCGCGTTTGCGCCGGCGCAGGAGGACGGCTGGCTCAAGGGCTCGGCGCGCTCGATTCCGGGCTTGCACCTGCGAGACGCGCTGGCTGCGGTCGATGCCCGGCACCCCGGCCTGATCGCGCGCTTCGGCGGCCATGCGATGGCCGCGGGTCTGAGTCTGCGGGTGGACGATCTGCCGGATTTTTCCGCGGCCTTCGACGCGATCTGTCGTCAATGGATCGATCAGGCGGCTTTGCTGCGGTTGATCGAAACCGACGGAGAACTCGATGCGCGCGAACTGGGTCTGGAAACCGCAGCGGCGCTGGAACACGCCGGTCCCTGGGGCCAGGGCTTTCCGGAACCGTGTTTCGACGGTTGCTTCGTCGTCGAGGAACTGCGTGTGGTGGGTGAGCATCACGCCAAGTACCGGCTGCGGCCGAGGGACGGTTCCAGCCTGAAGGCGATCCATTTCAACGGCGCCGAAACGGCGGCCGCGGTCGGCGATTCGGTGGAGCTGGTCTACAAGCTGGTGGTCAACCGCTGGCGCGGCGACAGCAGCGCCGAGTTGATGATCGAACAGCTGCGTGTGGTCGCCGGTTCAGACGCTGGGTGAGGCGAAGACCACCGGTGTCGCCTTGGCGATCACATTGCCCTGGCAGTAGTCGGCTCCCAGCGTGCTCCAGGTGGGCAGCGAGGCGGCGTCTTCGATCCCGGTGATGATCGTGCGCAGATCCAGAGTGCGCGCCAGGCGCAGCACCGACTCGGCGACCATGCGTTCCACCTGATCTTCGCTGATCTTGCGGAACTGGCGGGCGCTGAGTTTGACGTAGTCCAGCGGCAGCGTGCGGATCAGTGCGAGGTCGTTGCCGCGCCGGCCCACGAACTGGTCCAGTGCGATGCGGCAGCCCAGGCCGCGCAGCGTTTCGCAGAAGCGCGCCGCGGCGATCGGGTGATCGGCCACCGCTTCTTCGCGAATCTCGAACATCAGACGTTTCGGTGAAAGCTCGGGGTAGGTCTGCAATAGCTGGATGATCTGGTCCAGCGTTTCCGGTGCGTCCAGCGAAGCCGGCGACAGGTTGATACTGCAGAATTCAAGCTTGGGCATTTTCGGCAGACGCTGCGCCAGCATCGCGAACGCGTGCTTGATGACCCATTGATCGATTTCCCGTCCCAGATTGTTGCGTTCGGCCACCGGCAGGAACTGGCTGGCCGCGGTCCAGAATCCTTCCTCATCTTCGAGCGCGACCAGAAACTCGAAGGCGTCACGACCTGCCGCTGCGCCCGAATACGGCTGTATCCACTGCGTGGTCAGGTGGAACATGTCTCGATCCAGACCGTGGCGTATGCGTTTGAGCCACTGCGCATCGTCGCCGCTGTTATCGCCGCGTTCCATGAACGACTCGAATATACGGACGCAGTTGCGTCCGGCCGCCTTGGCGGCGTGGCAGGCATCCTCGCCACGCTTGATGATCTGGAACGGTGACCCCTTGCCGTCAAAGGGCGTCACTCCGACGCTGACGCTCAGTCGAATGTCACGGCGCTCCCAGCGCAATGGCGCATGCGAGACCGCGTCACGGAGTGTTTCGGCGACCGTGGCTGCGGCATCGACGCCACGATTCTCGAGGACCACGGCGAACTGGTCCGCGCCCAGACGAAACGCCATGTCCGCATGCTCCAGTTGTCCTGTCAATACGTGCCAGACATGCGCCAGCGCTTCGCTTCCCGCGTCGATGCCGGCATTGCCGTTGATCGCGTTCAGATTGTCGATGTCGATATAGAGGAAGCTGTGGCTGCGCTGCAATAGCCGCGACTGTTCCTGCAAGCGGCGCAACACGCGGTCGCAGGCGCCACGGCTGGCGTCGTCGCCGCTCGGTTCGGGGTGCGTCGCGGGCCCGGTGTTTGCACCGTCTGCGCTACGGAACGCGACGGCGGCGCCGTTGACGACGCCGTCCCGCGAGCACAGCGCCGTGGTGTTGAGCCTGAACGGCTTGGCGGTACCGCGCACATCGAGGAAAACCGGTTCGTTGCAGACGATGTCGCTGTTGGAGTCGATGGTGCGCTTCGCGGGATTGCCGAGCGGCTCACCCTGTTCACTGGCGGTGAACTTGAAGACCTCGTCGAAGGCCTGACCCAGCGCGACGTGCGGATCGATGCTGATCAGTTCCTGCGCATGCAGATTCATGTCCTCGATGCAGCCATAAACGTCGGTGACGACCAGGGCGTCTTCGACCGCGCCGAGCACTTGCGCCAGACGCGTCTCGCTTTCCTGCCGCTGCTTTTGAGCGCTGCGGCGCGCTTCGGTCTCTGCCTGAAGGGCATTGCGGCTGATCGAGAGCTGTTCGTGGAGGTCGTGCAGCTGGCTGAGGCGTTCGTTGCTCCAATGCGCCAGCATTCCGATTTCGTCGCGTCCCGAATCGTCGATCAGCACATCGCCCGGAGTGCCGCTGCGAACCGAGTCATCGAGTAGCGAGGCCATGCGACTGAGTCGGTCCAGCACGAAGCGACGCAAGCCGGCGAACACCAGCAGCAGACACAGGGCGACGGCTGCCAGGCTGACCGCGAGGCTCTGATTGACGACGTAGCGCGCACCGGCGAAACCTTCGCGGCTGCCGACGACACGCACCAGCCGCCAATGCGTCTCCGGCAGTTCGAGAAACACCGCGGTGGCCGGCTGATGAAGCACCGGGTCGTCCTTGAGGTGCATAAACTCGGGTACCTGAGCGGATTGCGGGGGCTCTGCCCAGAGGCTGATCAGCGCCGATTCGGCCTCGTCGCGCGCCATTTCACGCGTCCCGTCACGTAATGCCGAAATCAGCGAGGGTTCGTAGTCACTCGAAGTGACCACGGCCCGCAGAAAGCTCTCGTTCCATTGGTGCAGTGTCAGTGCCAGCGGCGCCAGCTTCGGAAAGCGCTTGGCTACGTCGGCGGCCGAGGCCGGCAGTACATTGCCGGAACTCGCCAGCAGGGCTTCGGTCGCACCCAGCAGTTGGTTATCACGGTCCAGCAGGATTCCATAACCGCTGTCGTTTTGCGTACGGCTGCCGAGCCCTGCGGCGATGCGGGCGCGGTCCAGCGAGACCGTCGCAACTCCCGCGAACTGTCCATCGCGCTGGATCGGTGTGGCGCAGGTCACGATCTCGCGCTGCAGCAGCGGATCGCGATAGGCCGGCGTCCAGTAGCAATGTCCCGGCTTGGCATAGCGCGCCGGTGTGAACCACTTCTCGTGCCAATAGGGCACCGAGCGTGTGTTGTTGTAATCGTCCAGGCGTTCGAAGGCGCCGTTGCGGCGGATCCAGTAGGCGCTCTGCCGTGCTTGGTTCACGTCGTCGCGGATCGGCAGCGGCCAGATCCCGGCGGCGAGTATCCAGTCGGCCTCGGCTTGCTGGGCTATCGAGCCCAGGACCGGTTGCAGCGCGTCGCGCTCTCGGGAAATGCCGGCGAAGCTCACGGCGAGCGCGCGTGCACCCAGCAGCATCTGCTGGATTTCCACGGCCTGGCGACGCGCGGTCTCGGTCTGGTAGCGGAACGATTCGTCGAACATGCTGGATTGCACCAGCACGCGGTTGGCAAAAAATGCGGCGCAGGCCAATACCAGGAAGATCACGGTGAACAGCAACGCCAGCCTCACCCGCAGTCGATGCTGCGGTCCTAGTGAGGGAGCAGTGCGGTGCTGAGCATCCCGGCCCGGCATGTCATCCAGTTCTGTTGTGTATGGGCATTCGAGGCGGACGACATCCCGTCGTCGCATCCTCCCCACGAGCCAATTCGCCTCGTTGCGGCTCATCCGGTGTCGGTCCCGACCTGGTAATTTCCAGCATCGACGGACACTTGTGACGATTTTTCTGATCATACACAGCTTGTTGCCTGGCCTGAACGACCGTTCGCGTCAAAACCGTGGAATTCCGATCAAGACGGCTGCGCAGCCGACAAGCGCGCTGTCAGACAAACAGGCTGGCGACCTTGTGCAGCGCTGTGGCGAGTTGTTCGATGTCCTCATCGTCGTTATAGACGGCCAGCGAGGCGCGTGCCGTCGCCGGTACGCCGAAGCGTGCCATCAACGGCATTGTGCAGTGATGGCCGGTGCGCACGGCGACGCCTTCCATGTCGAGAATGCTGCCGATGTCGGAGGCGTGCGCGCAGTCCATCGTGAACGAGATGATGCCGGCCTTGCCGGGGGCTTCTCCGATGATGCGCAGTCCCGGAATCGCGGCCAGGCGGTCGTGGGCCGACAGGACCAAGCGGTGTTCGTGGGCGGCGATCTCCGCCAGACCGATGTCGGCGATCCAGTCCAGCGCGGTGGCGAAACCGATGGCGCCGGCCATGTCCGGCGTGCCGGCCTCGAACTTGTAGGGAATCTCGTTCCAGGTGCTGCCTTCGAAGCTGACGGTTTCGATCATGTCCCCGCCGCCATGCCAGGGGGGCATCGCTTCGAGATGCTCGCGCCTGGCCAGCAGCGTGCCGAAGCCGGTGGGGCCGAAGGCCTTGTGCGCGGATACGCAGTAGAAATCCGCACCCAGCGCCTCGAAGTCCACCGGCAGATGCGCGATTGCCTGGGCACCGTCGATCAGTACCGGCACGCCCGCCGCGTGCGCAGCTTCGATCACGATTTCGACTGGATTGACGGTGCCGAGCGTGTTGGACACATGCACCATCGCGATCATGCGTGTCTTGGGACCGAGCTTCGCACGCCAGTCGTCGAGGTCCAGGCGTCCGTCATCCAGCACATCGGCGGCAACGACGCGGGCGCCAGTGGCTGCGGCTACGAGTTGCCACGGCACGATGTTGCTGTGGTGCTCCATACCGGTGAGCAGGATTTCGTCGCCAGCTCGCAAACGCGGCTGCAAAAAGCTGCGGGCCACCAGATTGATGGCCTCGGTGGTGCCGCGCGTGAACACGAGCTGCTCGCGCGCGGTGCCGAAGAAGGCGGCGATGCGGTCGCGTGCGCCTTCGTACTGGCTGGTGGCACGCGAGGCCAGTTCGTGGACGGCGCGGTGCACGTTGCTGTTGCTGGTTCGGTAGTAGCGGTCCATCGCCCGCAGTACGGCTTCGGGCTTCTGCGTGGTGGCGCCGTTGTCGAGATAGGCGAGACGCTTGCCGTGGATCACTTCCGACAGGATCGGGAACTGGGCGCGGATTGCCGCAAGGTCCAAGCCATGATCGGCCTGTCGTGCGGCCTGGGCGAGGTCGGGGCTTGCCTTGTTCACACCAGCAGTTCCTCTAGGGCGTGGCCGTTCGGAAGCCGGCTGAGCAGTGCCAATCCGAGTCGGCGGCGCAGCGGTTCGTCGGCGAGCGTGCCGAGCGCGTCGTAGGCGAAGGTATAGGTCAGCAGCGTGCGCGCGGCCTCCGGATCAAGGCCGCGTGTGCGCAGATAGTAGATCGACTGCTCGTCGAGCTGGCCGCAGCTGCTGCCGTGCGCACACTTGACATCGTCTGCGTAGATTTCGAGCTCCGGTTTGGCATTGACCTCGGCGCGCGGCGACAGCAGCAGACACGCAACATGCTGCTCGGAATCGGTCTTCTGCGCGCCCGGCTGGACCACGATGCGGCCGTTGAACACGGCATGTGCGCGGTCCATGACCAGGCCGCGATACAGCTCGCGGCTGATGGTGTTCGGTACAGCGTGAATGATGCGGGTGTGGGTGTCGGCGTGCGTGCGATCGGCCGGCGCGAATATCCCGTTGAGATGCGCTTCGGCGCCGGTTTCAGCCAGTTGCACGTTGAGGTCGTGGCGGGCGAGGGCGCCGCCGAGGTCCACGCCCAGGTAGCGTAGCTGTGCGTCGCGGCCGAGCCGGATTTCGGTGCGCGCGATGTCGGTGCTGGCCTTGCCCAGGGATTGCAGCCGGACCAGCGTCAGATGGGCGCCGGCTTCAACTTCGATTTCGGCGACCTGGGTGTTGAGCAGCTCGCTGTCGTCGCCGTGCAGGTCCAGAAACAGCGTGGCCTGGCTGCCGCGCCGCAATACGACGCGGTGCCGCAGGTGAACCATCGCCGGTTTCGTGCCGCTGCCGATCCAGCTGTACAGGTGAATCCGGCGCGGGGTCGACCCGCTGACCTCCAGGTCCGCGCCGTCGCGATACAGGGCCGCGTTGAGCGCGGTGACGCCGTCGTCCGCCAGACCACTGCCCGCCTCGTCGCTGCGGGCTGGGCCACCGATCCGGCGGCCGTTGACGAAGTGCAGCAATTCGGCGTCCGCCAGCGCATCGACGGCGGGTGCCTCGGCCGCCGGCGCCGCTGCGAAGTCACGTTCGTTCAGCGCGCTGAGATCGGTGTAGTGCCAGTCCTCGATGCGCTTGCCGGGAAAACGCTCACGTTCGAAGCGCGCATAGGCGCCGCTGCGCGCCTCGCGCAGAGCCCGTGGCAGCGCGGCGAAGGCGCGGCCATAAGCATCGGTGGCGACATTGGCGATCTGGCTCATGCCGCGTTGTCCAGCCAGCCGTAGCCCCTGTCCTCAAGCTCGCGTGCCAGTTCGGGTCCGCCGCTGCGGACGATGCGGCCGCCGGCAAGGACGTGCACCACGTCCGGTTCCACGTAGTCGAGCAGGCGCTGATAGTGGGTGATCAACACCACGCTGCGATCCGGCGAGCGCATCGCGTTGATGCCTTCGGACACGATGCGCAGGGCATCGATATCCAGACCGGAATCGGTTTCGTCGAGGATCATCAACCTCGGCCGCAGCACCAGCATCTGCAGCACTTCGTTGCGCTTCTTCTCACCGCCGGAAAAGCCCTCGTTGATGCCGCGGTGCAGCATCGCCACGTCCATCTTCACGGTCTTGACCTGCTCTCGCACCCAGGCCAGGAATTCCATGGCGTCGATTTCCGGTTCGCCCTTGCGCTTGCGCTGCGCGTTCACGGCGGCCTTGAGGAAATACATGTTGGTGACACCGGGAATTTCCACCGGGTACTGAAAGCCGAGGAAAATGCCGAGTGCGGCGCGTTCCTCGGGCTCTAGCTCCAACAGCGCCTGATCATCGAATGTGACCGAGCCCCCGGTGATTTCGTAGCCGTCGCGGCCGGCGAGCACGTGCCCGAGGGTGGATTTGCCGGAGCCATTGGGCCCCATGATGGCGTGCACCTCACCGGGCTTCACCGTCAGGTCGATACCCTTGAGGATGTCCTTGCCCTCGACGCGGGCGTGAAGATTCTTGATTTCTAGCATGGATTCGTTCCTGAAAGCTGGTTTCGCGCGAAGACGCCAAGTTTTTTTCTGGTTTTAGCTTTTCTCAGCGGCTTCGCGTCTTTGCGCGAAACAGGTTGTTTGTTGTTCAGCCAACCGCACCTTCGAGCGAGACCTGCAACAGCTTCTGCGCTTCGACGGCGAATTCCATCGGCAATTCCTTGAACACGTCCTTGCAGAAGCCGTTGACGATCATCGACACCGCGTCTTCCTCGGCGATGCCGCGCGAGCGGCAGTAGTAGAGCTGGTCTTCGCCGATCTTGGAGGTGGTGGCCTCGTGTTCGAGCTGGGCGCTGGCGTTGCGGACTTCGGTGTAGGGGAAGGTGTGCGCGCCGCAGCGGTCGCCGATCAGCAGGCTGTCGCACTGGGTGTAATTGCGTGCGTTTTCTGCGCCGGCCAGCATGCGTACCAGTCCGCGGTAGGACTGCTGACCCTGACCGGCGGAGATTCCCTTGGAGACGATGTTCGATCGGGTGTTCCTGCCGATGTGGATCATCTTGGTGCCGGTGTCGGCCTGCTGCAGGCCGTTGGTCAGCGCCACCGAGTAGAACTCGCCGACCGAGTCGTCGCCGCGCAGGATGCAGGACGGATACTTCCAGGTGATCGCCGAACCGGTTTCCACCTGGGTCCACGAAATCCTGGAGCGGGCACCGCGGCAGTCACCGCGCTTGGTCACGAAGTTGTAGATGCCGCCGAGGCCGTTCTCGTCGCCCGGATACCAGTTCTGCACCGTGGAGTACTTGATCTGTGCGTCCTCGAGCGCCACCAGTTCCACCACGGCGGCGTGCAACTGATTCTCGTCGCGTTGCGGCGCGGTGCAACCTTCCAAGTAGGATACCTGCGCGGCGTCTTCGCAGATGATCAGGGTGCGCTCGAACTGCCCGGTGTTGCGTTCGTTGATGCGGAAATAGGTCGATAGCTCCATCGGGCAGCGCACGCCCTTGGGCACGAACACGAACGAACCATCCGTGAATACGGCGCTGTTGAGCGCGGCGTAGTAGTTGTCGCCGAACGGCACCACGGTACCGAGGTACTTTCTGACCAGTTCCGGATGTTCGTGCACGGCTTCCGAGATCGGACAAAAGATCACGCCGGCCTCGGCCAGCTTCTTCTTGAAGGTCGTGCCCACGGATACCGAGTCGAACACCACATCGACCGCGACGCCGGCCAGCATTTCCTGCTCCTGCAGCGGGATACCGAGTTTGGTGTAGGTTTCCAGCAGCTTGGGGTCGACCTCGTCCAGGGACTTGGGGCGGTCCTTCATCGACTTCGGTGCCGAATAATAGGAAATCGATTGAAAGTCGATCGGCGGGTGCCGCACATGTGCCCATTCCGGGATGCTCATCTTCAGCCAGCGGCGATAGGCCTTGAGCCGGAATTCGAGCATCCATTCCGGTTCCTGCTTCATGATCGAAATCTGGCGGATCACGGCTTCGTCCAGACCCGGCGGCACGGTGTCGGCGTCGATCTGGGTGAAGAAACCGGCCTTGTAGTCGCGCTGCTTGCGGACCAGGGCTTCGATGTTTTCGCTGGGGGCTGCCATAGGGGTGGCCTCAGTACGGGTTCGGCCCATTCAGGCCGAAGGGTGGAATCTCAAGGGTGACTCGGCCGCGAGAGCGGGACGAGGCGCCGGCATGCTTGTCATCGGGGCAGCCATCTGTTCGAGCGTGACGGCGCCCAGTGCCTCGCGGATGGCCTCGCTGATCAGACGCCAGTTGCCGCGCACGCCGCAGGACGGCTCAATGGCGCAGTCGCTGCCGTGCGCGCTGCACTCGGTCAGTCCGATCGGACCCTCCATGGCGCGCACCACGTCGGCGATGCTGATCGCTGCCGGGTCCCGCGACAGGCGGTAACCGCCACTGGCCCCACGCGACGCGGACACCAGGCCGGACTTCCCGAGCAGCTTGAGCACCTTGCCGACGGTAGGCTCCGCCACATGCGTGAGCCGCGCCAGCTCGTGCGCGCTTTGCGAATTGTCCGGCTCGGCGGCCAGTGCCGTCATCACGACGATGGCGTAGTCCGTCAGTTTTCCGAGCTTGAGCACGTTCAATTAAGACCAATTTGGTACGATTTGAATTGTATGCCTCGATGACCCGATCGACAAGGCACAATAGGTCTCATGG
This genomic stretch from Banduia mediterranea harbors:
- the thrC gene encoding threonine synthase; this encodes MRYTGLIDAWRARLPVVDTTRAIALGEGNTPLIRLDNIPREIGFDGELYVKFEGLNPTGSFKDRGMTMAVTQAVAEGAKAIICASTGNTSAAAAAYAARAGITAFVLIPEGKIAAGKLAQAVMHGSVVVQIQGNFDDGMRLVKEVAETAPVTIVNSINPFRLQGQKTAAFEVVRDLGRAPDVHCIPVGNAGNISAYWMGYSEAMGETTAANVLPPELKNYRVGGLSSNRPRMAGYQAAGSAPFMRGGPVRKPETVATAIRIGDPQNWDLAWAVRSESDGWFDEIGDEEILATQSLLAKREGVFCEPASAISLAGALRDIASGKIKAGSTVVCTLTGHGLKDPDIAMRDGLSSVIKVPAELSAVNKALIERL
- the recJ gene encoding single-stranded-DNA-specific exonuclease RecJ — protein: MSLARVRRRELGPLEGLPAELNPVLRRVYSARGIIDAGSLSLKLQDLLPPTGLQGLERAAELLAEAVLRGRRIVICGDYDADGATSSALAISALRAFSHSNVDYVVPDRFLMGYGLSPALVEVARERGAELLLTVDNGISSLAGVAAARAAGLQVVVTDHHLAGEALPEADAIVNPNQPGDSFASKHLAGVGVIFYVMAALRQRLRSLDWFAERPEPAMADYLDLVALGTVADVVRLDRNNRVLVAGGLARIRAGRARPGITALLEVAGRDPAGTRSTDLGFVVGPRLNAAGRLEDMRQGIALLLETDAARARARAARLDALNRERRSIERQMVEDAELMLAETDSEAVGVCVFDAGWHEGVVGLVASRVKERLHRPVIAFAPAQEDGWLKGSARSIPGLHLRDALAAVDARHPGLIARFGGHAMAAGLSLRVDDLPDFSAAFDAICRQWIDQAALLRLIETDGELDARELGLETAAALEHAGPWGQGFPEPCFDGCFVVEELRVVGEHHAKYRLRPRDGSSLKAIHFNGAETAAAVGDSVELVYKLVVNRWRGDSSAELMIEQLRVVAGSDAG
- a CDS encoding EAL domain-containing protein, whose amino-acid sequence is MRLALLFTVIFLVLACAAFFANRVLVQSSMFDESFRYQTETARRQAVEIQQMLLGARALAVSFAGISRERDALQPVLGSIAQQAEADWILAAGIWPLPIRDDVNQARQSAYWIRRNGAFERLDDYNNTRSVPYWHEKWFTPARYAKPGHCYWTPAYRDPLLQREIVTCATPIQRDGQFAGVATVSLDRARIAAGLGSRTQNDSGYGILLDRDNQLLGATEALLASSGNVLPASAADVAKRFPKLAPLALTLHQWNESFLRAVVTSSDYEPSLISALRDGTREMARDEAESALISLWAEPPQSAQVPEFMHLKDDPVLHQPATAVFLELPETHWRLVRVVGSREGFAGARYVVNQSLAVSLAAVALCLLLVFAGLRRFVLDRLSRMASLLDDSVRSGTPGDVLIDDSGRDEIGMLAHWSNERLSQLHDLHEQLSISRNALQAETEARRSAQKQRQESETRLAQVLGAVEDALVVTDVYGCIEDMNLHAQELISIDPHVALGQAFDEVFKFTASEQGEPLGNPAKRTIDSNSDIVCNEPVFLDVRGTAKPFRLNTTALCSRDGVVNGAAVAFRSADGANTGPATHPEPSGDDASRGACDRVLRRLQEQSRLLQRSHSFLYIDIDNLNAINGNAGIDAGSEALAHVWHVLTGQLEHADMAFRLGADQFAVVLENRGVDAAATVAETLRDAVSHAPLRWERRDIRLSVSVGVTPFDGKGSPFQIIKRGEDACHAAKAAGRNCVRIFESFMERGDNSGDDAQWLKRIRHGLDRDMFHLTTQWIQPYSGAAAGRDAFEFLVALEDEEGFWTAASQFLPVAERNNLGREIDQWVIKHAFAMLAQRLPKMPKLEFCSINLSPASLDAPETLDQIIQLLQTYPELSPKRLMFEIREEAVADHPIAAARFCETLRGLGCRIALDQFVGRRGNDLALIRTLPLDYVKLSARQFRKISEDQVERMVAESVLRLARTLDLRTIITGIEDAASLPTWSTLGADYCQGNVIAKATPVVFASPSV
- a CDS encoding aminotransferase class V-fold PLP-dependent enzyme encodes the protein MNKASPDLAQAARQADHGLDLAAIRAQFPILSEVIHGKRLAYLDNGATTQKPEAVLRAMDRYYRTSNSNVHRAVHELASRATSQYEGARDRIAAFFGTAREQLVFTRGTTEAINLVARSFLQPRLRAGDEILLTGMEHHSNIVPWQLVAAATGARVVAADVLDDGRLDLDDWRAKLGPKTRMIAMVHVSNTLGTVNPVEIVIEAAHAAGVPVLIDGAQAIAHLPVDFEALGADFYCVSAHKAFGPTGFGTLLARREHLEAMPPWHGGGDMIETVSFEGSTWNEIPYKFEAGTPDMAGAIGFATALDWIADIGLAEIAAHEHRLVLSAHDRLAAIPGLRIIGEAPGKAGIISFTMDCAHASDIGSILDMEGVAVRTGHHCTMPLMARFGVPATARASLAVYNDDEDIEQLATALHKVASLFV
- the sufD gene encoding Fe-S cluster assembly protein SufD, whose translation is MSQIANVATDAYGRAFAALPRALREARSGAYARFERERFPGKRIEDWHYTDLSALNERDFAAAPAAEAPAVDALADAELLHFVNGRRIGGPARSDEAGSGLADDGVTALNAALYRDGADLEVSGSTPRRIHLYSWIGSGTKPAMVHLRHRVVLRRGSQATLFLDLHGDDSELLNTQVAEIEVEAGAHLTLVRLQSLGKASTDIARTEIRLGRDAQLRYLGVDLGGALARHDLNVQLAETGAEAHLNGIFAPADRTHADTHTRIIHAVPNTISRELYRGLVMDRAHAVFNGRIVVQPGAQKTDSEQHVACLLLSPRAEVNAKPELEIYADDVKCAHGSSCGQLDEQSIYYLRTRGLDPEAARTLLTYTFAYDALGTLADEPLRRRLGLALLSRLPNGHALEELLV
- the sufC gene encoding Fe-S cluster assembly ATPase SufC is translated as MLEIKNLHARVEGKDILKGIDLTVKPGEVHAIMGPNGSGKSTLGHVLAGRDGYEITGGSVTFDDQALLELEPEERAALGIFLGFQYPVEIPGVTNMYFLKAAVNAQRKRKGEPEIDAMEFLAWVREQVKTVKMDVAMLHRGINEGFSGGEKKRNEVLQMLVLRPRLMILDETDSGLDIDALRIVSEGINAMRSPDRSVVLITHYQRLLDYVEPDVVHVLAGGRIVRSGGPELARELEDRGYGWLDNAA
- the sufB gene encoding Fe-S cluster assembly protein SufB, whose translation is MAAPSENIEALVRKQRDYKAGFFTQIDADTVPPGLDEAVIRQISIMKQEPEWMLEFRLKAYRRWLKMSIPEWAHVRHPPIDFQSISYYSAPKSMKDRPKSLDEVDPKLLETYTKLGIPLQEQEMLAGVAVDVVFDSVSVGTTFKKKLAEAGVIFCPISEAVHEHPELVRKYLGTVVPFGDNYYAALNSAVFTDGSFVFVPKGVRCPMELSTYFRINERNTGQFERTLIICEDAAQVSYLEGCTAPQRDENQLHAAVVELVALEDAQIKYSTVQNWYPGDENGLGGIYNFVTKRGDCRGARSRISWTQVETGSAITWKYPSCILRGDDSVGEFYSVALTNGLQQADTGTKMIHIGRNTRSNIVSKGISAGQGQQSYRGLVRMLAGAENARNYTQCDSLLIGDRCGAHTFPYTEVRNASAQLEHEATTSKIGEDQLYYCRSRGIAEEDAVSMIVNGFCKDVFKELPMEFAVEAQKLLQVSLEGAVG
- a CDS encoding SUF system Fe-S cluster assembly regulator, with protein sequence MLKLGKLTDYAIVVMTALAAEPDNSQSAHELARLTHVAEPTVGKVLKLLGKSGLVSASRGASGGYRLSRDPAAISIADVVRAMEGPIGLTECSAHGSDCAIEPSCGVRGNWRLISEAIREALGAVTLEQMAAPMTSMPAPRPALAAESPLRFHPSA